From a region of the Nitrospira sp. genome:
- the rsfS gene encoding ribosome silencing factor, giving the protein MSDKKALDVQVLHVAPLTSIADYLVIGSAESDRQTRAVADSIVDALSRVGQRPLSIEGTTSGQWVLLDFGDVVAHVFRQDSRSHYAIERLWSDARHVPIPDEAPAPTIAPKRRVTRKTDSQKSV; this is encoded by the coding sequence ATGTCTGACAAGAAGGCCCTCGATGTCCAAGTCCTCCACGTGGCCCCGCTCACCTCAATCGCTGATTACCTGGTCATCGGGTCGGCGGAATCCGACAGACAAACACGCGCGGTCGCTGACTCCATTGTCGACGCACTCTCTCGCGTGGGCCAACGGCCGCTGAGTATTGAAGGGACAACCTCGGGCCAGTGGGTTCTCCTCGATTTTGGCGATGTCGTGGCCCATGTATTCAGGCAGGACTCTCGGTCGCACTATGCGATTGAGCGTCTGTGGAGCGATGCACGGCATGTTCCTATTCCTGACGAAGCGCCGGCCCCAACGATCGCCCCGAAGCGGCGCGTGACCCGGAAGACGGATTCGCAGAAGTCGGTGTAG
- the proB gene encoding glutamate 5-kinase, which translates to MRDTLLAQAKRIVIKIGSSLIASRAEGLRPHQIERLADEIASLRTQDREVLIVSSGAIVSGIRKLQLKDYPKSLPVKQAAAAVGQSRLMWAYEKAFERLGIQVAQILLTHQDLADRRRFLNARHTLSALIGFGILPIINENDTVAVDEIRVGDNDTLASEVAHLADADLLVILSDVDGLYTEDPRKNPSATLIPLIPEITQDIERRAGVSSTFEGTGGMATKLRAAKKVGEYGISTLILNGERAGLLPKVLAGEPGGSLFLARERRLNSRKHWIAFTLRARGQIHLDQGAVDALTKRGKSLLASGVLQVTGSFEAGDPVNCLDTDGKEFAKGLVNCSSDSLNRMKGLKTADIQEQFGPQEYEEVIHRDNLVIL; encoded by the coding sequence ATGCGAGACACGCTCTTAGCACAGGCCAAACGGATCGTCATCAAGATCGGCAGCAGCCTGATCGCTTCGCGTGCGGAGGGTTTACGCCCCCACCAAATCGAGAGATTGGCCGATGAAATTGCTTCTCTCCGAACTCAGGATCGTGAAGTCCTGATCGTCTCCTCGGGTGCCATCGTCTCCGGTATTCGAAAGTTACAGCTGAAAGACTATCCCAAAAGCCTTCCAGTCAAGCAGGCTGCGGCGGCTGTGGGGCAAAGCCGACTGATGTGGGCCTATGAAAAGGCCTTCGAGCGCCTGGGGATTCAAGTGGCGCAGATTCTCCTCACCCACCAGGATCTCGCTGATCGACGCCGTTTTCTCAATGCCCGCCATACCCTTTCGGCGCTCATTGGGTTCGGCATCCTGCCGATCATCAACGAAAATGATACCGTCGCGGTTGATGAGATCAGAGTCGGCGACAACGACACCCTTGCAAGCGAAGTGGCTCACCTGGCGGATGCAGACCTGCTGGTGATTCTCTCGGACGTCGACGGTCTGTATACTGAAGATCCGCGCAAAAATCCGTCCGCCACTCTGATTCCACTCATTCCGGAGATTACCCAAGATATTGAGCGCCGGGCGGGAGTGTCCAGCACATTTGAAGGCACCGGGGGAATGGCAACCAAGCTACGAGCCGCCAAAAAAGTCGGAGAGTATGGAATCTCTACCCTGATTCTCAACGGCGAACGGGCCGGACTCCTGCCGAAGGTTCTCGCCGGTGAGCCAGGCGGAAGTCTCTTTCTTGCCAGGGAGCGTCGCCTCAACAGTCGCAAACATTGGATCGCCTTCACGCTTCGCGCCCGCGGCCAGATACACCTCGACCAAGGAGCAGTCGATGCACTGACGAAGCGAGGGAAAAGTCTATTGGCTTCGGGCGTCCTCCAGGTCACGGGATCATTTGAAGCCGGGGATCCGGTCAATTGTCTTGATACGGACGGAAAGGAATTCGCCAAAGGCTTGGTGAACTGTTCGTCCGACTCATTAAACCGAATGAAAGGGCTCAAGACAGCCGATATTCAAGAACAGTTCGGCCCTCAAGAATATGAGGAAGTCATCCATCGAGACAATCTTGTGATCCTCTAG
- the nadD gene encoding nicotinate (nicotinamide) nucleotide adenylyltransferase, with translation MNAPQPSVRSTQRSASLRLGLFGGSFNPIHNGHLAIAHDVHDRMQLSRILFIPTGDPPHKQDQSLAPAYARLEMVRLATAGIPAFDVTDLELRRKGKSYSIDTVLELQEQVGPSTELFFIIGLDAFLDFPMWKTPEQILKICRFVVVPRPGQSFSALAKISLFPHLDPQMLARLDAGAVSKVDIAVPASPGITCLSLPPHPTSASEIRQRIRSGLPLANMLPPSVESYILHHNLYQEGSNRTRI, from the coding sequence ATGAATGCTCCTCAACCCTCAGTACGCAGCACTCAGCGCTCGGCTTCACTTCGTCTGGGCTTATTCGGCGGCAGTTTCAACCCCATTCACAACGGCCACCTGGCCATTGCGCATGACGTGCATGATCGGATGCAGCTCTCTCGAATCCTCTTCATTCCAACCGGCGACCCACCGCATAAGCAGGACCAATCACTCGCACCAGCGTACGCTCGGCTCGAAATGGTGCGTCTGGCGACCGCCGGAATCCCGGCTTTTGACGTCACCGACCTCGAACTGCGGCGAAAGGGGAAATCGTACTCCATTGATACGGTTCTTGAACTACAGGAACAGGTTGGCCCTTCCACAGAGCTGTTCTTTATCATTGGGCTGGACGCGTTTCTCGACTTTCCTATGTGGAAAACACCGGAGCAGATCTTGAAGATCTGCCGTTTCGTCGTGGTTCCCAGGCCGGGACAATCTTTCAGTGCTCTAGCCAAGATTTCCTTGTTTCCCCATCTCGATCCACAGATGCTTGCACGGCTCGACGCCGGTGCGGTGAGCAAAGTGGATATCGCCGTCCCCGCCTCTCCTGGGATCACCTGCTTGTCCCTCCCACCCCATCCGACCTCCGCATCGGAAATCAGGCAGAGGATTCGGTCCGGGCTGCCGCTGGCAAATATGTTGCCCCCCTCAGTAGAATCTTATATACTTCACCATAATCTTTATCAGGAGGGCAGTAATCGTACGCGCATCTAA